The following coding sequences lie in one Deltaproteobacteria bacterium genomic window:
- a CDS encoding GNAT family N-acetyltransferase, whose product MEEEDSHHKRRRPHLSMREMEIDDLAEVFHLGEKLFTARDVPNLYRNWDEFEVVTLFQRDPELCLVAELNSQIVGFALGTTVSKSQSAWKYGHLVWLGIDPELHRQGIAEKLFQYFKEVMLENGVRMLLVDTEADNLPALHFFRKMGFGNPQQHIYMSLNLSQQQRQLREKKGDRRSQHRRRNSNNGKTRLNRASTSS is encoded by the coding sequence ATGGAAGAGGAAGATTCTCATCACAAGAGGAGGCGTCCTCATCTCAGTATGAGGGAGATGGAGATAGACGACCTGGCTGAAGTCTTCCATCTGGGAGAGAAACTATTTACCGCACGGGATGTGCCCAATCTGTATCGCAACTGGGATGAATTCGAGGTTGTCACTTTGTTCCAGCGCGATCCCGAGTTATGCCTGGTTGCAGAACTCAACAGCCAGATAGTGGGTTTTGCTCTCGGAACTACGGTGAGCAAGAGCCAGTCTGCCTGGAAATACGGCCACCTTGTCTGGCTGGGCATAGACCCTGAGCTGCACAGACAGGGGATCGCCGAGAAGCTGTTTCAATATTTCAAAGAGGTAATGCTCGAAAACGGTGTTCGTATGCTTCTGGTGGACACGGAAGCTGACAATCTGCCGGCGCTTCATTTTTTTCGCAAAATGGGCTTCGGCAATCCCCAGCAACACATTTATATGAGTCTCAACCTCAGCCAGCAACAGCGGCAGCTTCGTGAAAAGAAAGGCGACAGGCGGTCTCAGCATCGCCGACGCAATTCCAACAATGGCAAGACACGTCTCAATC